GGATCGTCTTGGCCAACCACGAAGAGTCTCCCTTCGAGACCGTCACGGCCAAGGAAGATTCCAAGCATCAGGACGACAAGATGGCCCTGTAGCCGCGAGCCTCACCGCCCGCGAACCCCTTTCAGCCCGCTCCACCCGAGCGGGCTTTTTTGTTGACCGAATCTACCCCTTCCGCGCGAAGACAAAGCGGTCCCGGCCGGAGAGGTCGGGGCGGGACTCGAAGTCGGTGAGGCCGGCGGCGGTGGCGAGCTTCTGGAGCGTGGCGTGTTGGTCGATCCCAGTCTCCAGGGCAAGCAGCCCGCCGGAGTTGAGGCGCTGGGCGGCACCGGCGAGGATCACGCGCAGGTCGTCCAGACCATCGGCCCCTGAAACGAGGGCGCTGCCGGGCTCGTGGTCGACCACTTCGGGCGCGGCGGTCTGCATCTCTTCCTCCGTCAGGTAAGGCGGATTGGATACGATCAGGTCGACGGGGCCGCGCAGGGGCTCGAGCCAGGAGCCAAGACGGAAGCCCACGCGGTCGAGCCCGAGGGCCTTGGCGTTTTCCTGGGCCAGTGTCAGCGCGTCGCGGCTGGCGTCGATGGCCAGCACTTGAGCTTGCGGCCAGGCTTGAGCCAGCGCGAGGGCGATCGCACCCGTACCGGTGCCCAAGTCCACCACCCGTGAGGGCGGCGTATCGCCATAGCGACTCACCAGCAAATCGACCAGCTCTTCGGTCTCCGGGCGAGGGATCAGCGCGCGCGCGTCCACCTTCAGCCGCAGACCGTAAAACTCGACGTGCCCGATGATATATTGCAGGGGCTCACGCTGGGCGCGGCGCTTGACCATCGGGCGCAGGCGTTCGAGCTGCTCCTCCGTCATCGGCTCGTCGTGCCGCAAAAAGAGGTCGAGCCGCCGGCAGTCGAGGATGTGCGCAAAGAGCTGCTGCGCCTCCAGCTTCGGGCGCTCCAGCCCCGCCTTGGCGAAGAAGGCCTCCGTCTTTTGCAGGACTTCGAGCAGCGTCTGCACGGTGCTTAGCGGGAAGCGGGGGTGCCCTGCCCTTCCAGCATGGCCTCGATGCGCTCGGCACGGTCGGCGTCTTGCAGCGGCTGGATGATCGGCTCCAGCGAGCCGTTGAGCGCTTCGAGCAGGCTGTAGAGGGTCAGGTTGATGCGGTGATCGGTGATGCGGCCTTGCGGGAAATTGTAGGTGCGGATGCGCTCGGAGCGGTCGCCGCTGCCGATCTGGCTCTTGCGGTGCGCGGCATACTTTTCGTGCTCTTCGCGCTGCTTGGCCTCGAGGATGCGGGAGTAGAGCACCTTGAGCGCTTTCTGCTTGTTCTTGAGCTGGGAACGCTCGTCGGCGCAATAGACCATGACGCCCGTCGGCTTGTGCACGATCTGCACGGCCGAGTCGGTCGTATTGACGTGCTGGCCGCCGGCACCGCTGGCGCGCATGGTGGTGATTTCAAGGTCGTTGGGCCCGATCTGCACGTCCACTTCTTCAGCTTCCGGCAACACGGCCACGGTGGCGGCGGAGGTGTGGATACGGCCGCTGGCCTCGGTCTCCGGCACGCGCTGCACACGGTGCACGCCGCTCTCGAACTTGAGGTTCTTGTAAACTTCTTCGCCGCTGATGAGGAAGACGACTTCCTTGAAGCCGCCAACTTCCGCCTCGTTGGAGCTCATGCCTTCGACGCGCCAGCCGCGAGTTTCGGCGAAGCGCACATACATGCGGTAGAGGTCGCCGGCGAAGAGAGCCGCCTCGTCGCCACCGGTGCCGGCGCGGATTTCGAGGATGGTGTTGCGCGAGTCGCTCGGGTCGGGCGGGATCATCTCGCCCAGGAGGTTCTGGTATTGCTCCTCCAGAGAGGCCTCCAGCTCGGGAATCTCCTCGCGCGCCATGTCCTTCAGCTCTTCATCGGCGCTCGGGTCGGCAATCAGCTCGCGGTTGTCGTTGAGCTGCTGCTCCGTCGCCTCAAACTTCGCGCCCATCTCGAGCAGGCGGGTGATCTTCTGGTGCTCACGCGAGATGCTGGCGGCGCGGCGGGCATCGCTGAAGAAGTCGGGCGCCTGCATCTGGGCATCGAGGTCGGCGAGGCGCTGGCGGAAGGATTCGAGGTTGGGAAGCTGTGGCATGTGCGCGGTAAAGGCTGCGGGCGCGGTGCGGCCCAAAACGGATACTATTCCATTGCTCGCGGCGGGC
The nucleotide sequence above comes from Verrucomicrobiota bacterium JB022. Encoded proteins:
- the prfA gene encoding peptide chain release factor 1 — protein: MPQLPNLESFRQRLADLDAQMQAPDFFSDARRAASISREHQKITRLLEMGAKFEATEQQLNDNRELIADPSADEELKDMAREEIPELEASLEEQYQNLLGEMIPPDPSDSRNTILEIRAGTGGDEAALFAGDLYRMYVRFAETRGWRVEGMSSNEAEVGGFKEVVFLISGEEVYKNLKFESGVHRVQRVPETEASGRIHTSAATVAVLPEAEEVDVQIGPNDLEITTMRASGAGGQHVNTTDSAVQIVHKPTGVMVYCADERSQLKNKQKALKVLYSRILEAKQREEHEKYAAHRKSQIGSGDRSERIRTYNFPQGRITDHRINLTLYSLLEALNGSLEPIIQPLQDADRAERIEAMLEGQGTPASR
- the prmC gene encoding peptide chain release factor N(5)-glutamine methyltransferase; translated protein: MQTLLEVLQKTEAFFAKAGLERPKLEAQQLFAHILDCRRLDLFLRHDEPMTEEQLERLRPMVKRRAQREPLQYIIGHVEFYGLRLKVDARALIPRPETEELVDLLVSRYGDTPPSRVVDLGTGTGAIALALAQAWPQAQVLAIDASRDALTLAQENAKALGLDRVGFRLGSWLEPLRGPVDLIVSNPPYLTEEEMQTAAPEVVDHEPGSALVSGADGLDDLRVILAGAAQRLNSGGLLALETGIDQHATLQKLATAAGLTDFESRPDLSGRDRFVFARKG